The genomic stretch AAAGCCACCTCTGGTGTGCCGATCTGTTTCAGCGCGTCAATTGCCAGGGGCACGTCATCTACATGGTTAATCGTTGCTGCTGGAATGCAGTCATCCAGAATCTGCGAAAGATCCTCTGCGATCAGCACATCGCCCTGCACAATCAGGAATTTCGTCGTCATTCTCTGCCCCCACGCTTATGACAGACCGGCATTATGGAACATTCTGGAATTTGGCGCATTAAACTATGACATAGTGAATAAGGGATTTCCCATCATGGCAACAAAATGCGCAAACTGCCCGTTGCAGCGCAGCGATGTGTTCGTTGACCTCAGCGAAGATGAAATCCGCTTTATGCAAAAGTTCAAGGTGGGCGAGCTGGCCGTGAACCCCGGAACGACCCTGTTGATGGAAGGATCGAACAGCCCACAGTTGTATACGGCGTTGCGCGGCATGGGGCTACGTTACAAGACATTGGAAAACGGCAACCGTCAGGTGATCAACTTCGTTTTTCCCGGCGATTTCATCGGCCTTCAGGCCGGGATCATGGGCGAGATGCAGCATTCGGTCGAAGCGACCTCATCCATGACCCTGTGTGTATTCGACCGCAATGAATTCTGGAGTTTCTTCAAAAATCACCCCGAGCGTGCTTTTGATCTGACGTGGATGGCCGCAGCAGAGGAACATTTTCTGGGCGAGGCGTTGGCCTCGGTTGGTCAGCGTACGGCTTATGAAGCGGTCGCGTGGGCGCTGTGCAAGATCATGTTGCGCGGGCAGGCGCTGGGACTGGCCAAGGATCATGTGATGCCGATGCCTTTTCGCCAACAGGATCTGGCCGATGCTTTGGGCCTTTCGCTGGTCCACACCAACAAAACCCTCAGCAAGCTGCGCAATTCTCAACTGGCAAACTGGAGTGACGACATGTTGATCGTGCATGATCTGGGTGCATTGGCTGGTGCTGCCGAGATGACGCTGGAACCGATGATGAAGCGTCCGATCATGTAGCGGCTCCGCTTGTTTACGGATGTTCCAGCACGTCGTCCTTGACCTGACCCCATGCAATCAACGCGAACACGACTGTGCCGCCAATAATATTGCCCGCCAAAACCGGGATGAAGAACCCGAACAGGGCCTCGCCGGCACCCACCAATCCCTGCACCGCAAGATAGGCCATTTCGACCGATCCCGCGACGATGTGGGTGAAATCACCTGCTGCAATCAGCCATGTGAACGTCAGGATGATGAAAAAACCGGCTTCATCGGCCTGTGGCAACATCCAGACAATTGCGGCCACCAGAATACCCGCAGGAATGGCGCGAAAAAAGCTTTCGCCGGGCGGCATGTGGATTGCGTGTTCCGACAGGGACAGAAGTGCGGGGGCAAGATTGTCGGGGATCGCGGGTGTATAGGCATAAAGTGTGGCAATACAGAACGCGCCCAGCACATTTGCTCCCAGCACGATCGTCCACAGCCGTGCAACGCAGGCCATGTTATGCGCCGTTGGCTTGACCATCAATGGCAGGACCGTCGTGATTGTGTTTTCGGTGAACAGCTGCATCCGGCCCATAATCACCAGCAGGAAACCCAGAGAATAGCCAAAGTTCTCGATCAGGAATGACCATGGGGCATCGGGCAGGTAGGTGCGCAGGATGGCTTCGCCCAGTACCGAAAAGCTGATCATGATGCCCGCAGCGGTGCCGGACCAGAACAAGGACCGCTTGGTGCGCGCAAGTTCTTCCTCGCC from Pseudosulfitobacter sp. DSM 107133 encodes the following:
- a CDS encoding Crp/Fnr family transcriptional regulator; the encoded protein is MATKCANCPLQRSDVFVDLSEDEIRFMQKFKVGELAVNPGTTLLMEGSNSPQLYTALRGMGLRYKTLENGNRQVINFVFPGDFIGLQAGIMGEMQHSVEATSSMTLCVFDRNEFWSFFKNHPERAFDLTWMAAAEEHFLGEALASVGQRTAYEAVAWALCKIMLRGQALGLAKDHVMPMPFRQQDLADALGLSLVHTNKTLSKLRNSQLANWSDDMLIVHDLGALAGAAEMTLEPMMKRPIM
- a CDS encoding formate/nitrite transporter family protein, with amino-acid sequence MVSIHENDPGAVPLEEETERESVEAAAKLSSKLIYEVIRRDGEEELARTKRSLFWSGTAAGIMISFSVLGEAILRTYLPDAPWSFLIENFGYSLGFLLVIMGRMQLFTENTITTVLPLMVKPTAHNMACVARLWTIVLGANVLGAFCIATLYAYTPAIPDNLAPALLSLSEHAIHMPPGESFFRAIPAGILVAAIVWMLPQADEAGFFIILTFTWLIAAGDFTHIVAGSVEMAYLAVQGLVGAGEALFGFFIPVLAGNIIGGTVVFALIAWGQVKDDVLEHP